The following are encoded together in the Longimicrobiaceae bacterium genome:
- a CDS encoding AAA family ATPase, which yields MSRIIAIANQKGGVGKTTTAINLGACLAVAEKRTLVIDTDPQGNATSGLGINKDEVEKSVYDVLTADARLEEVIIPKVHFPFLDVAPATRDLVGAEVELVNRRGREGILRRATEAVRDQYEYILIDCPPSLGLLTLNTLAAADSVLIPIQCEFYALEGLSQLLNTVTIVQKNLNPKLQIEGVLLTMYDGRLNLSRQVADEAKEYFGPKVYRTTIPRNVRIAEAPSFGKPIVLYDVLSVGAKSYLSMAREVIARNATRKRETPAAAAVVEPALPAAAAGGE from the coding sequence GTGTCGCGTATCATCGCCATCGCCAACCAGAAGGGCGGCGTCGGTAAGACCACCACTGCGATCAACCTCGGCGCCTGCCTGGCCGTGGCCGAGAAGCGGACGCTGGTGATCGACACCGACCCCCAGGGCAACGCGACCAGCGGCCTCGGGATCAACAAGGACGAGGTGGAGAAGTCGGTCTACGACGTTCTGACCGCCGACGCCCGGCTGGAAGAGGTGATCATCCCCAAGGTGCACTTCCCCTTCCTCGACGTCGCCCCGGCCACGCGCGACCTGGTGGGCGCCGAGGTCGAGCTGGTGAACCGCCGCGGGCGCGAAGGCATCCTCCGCCGCGCGACCGAGGCGGTGCGCGACCAGTACGAGTACATCCTCATCGACTGCCCGCCTTCGCTGGGTCTGCTCACGCTGAACACGCTCGCCGCGGCGGACTCGGTGCTCATCCCCATCCAGTGCGAGTTCTACGCGCTGGAGGGGTTGTCGCAGCTGCTGAACACCGTGACCATCGTGCAGAAGAACCTCAACCCCAAGCTCCAGATCGAGGGCGTTCTTCTCACCATGTACGACGGGCGGCTCAACCTGTCCCGCCAGGTGGCCGACGAGGCGAAGGAATACTTCGGCCCGAAGGTGTACCGAACCACCATTCCGCGGAACGTGCGCATCGCCGAGGCGCCCAGCTTCGGGAAGCCGATCGTGCTGTACGACGTTCTCTCCGTGGGCGCGAAGAGCTACCTGTCGATGGCGCGCGAGGTGATCGCCCGGAACGCCACCCGCAAGCGCGAGACGCCCGCCGCGGCAGCCGTCGTTGAGCCCGCACTGCCCGCCGCAGCCGCGGGAGGCGAATAG